A genome region from Wielerella bovis includes the following:
- a CDS encoding ATP-binding protein, with translation MKKDIICRQRYLERVRPFIGKALIKVFTGQRRVGKSYLLFQIMKEIQLDNPQANIIYINKEDLAFSHIKTAPELAEYVLANKKAGQINYIFIDEIQEINEFEIALRSLLLDEELDLYCTGSNAHLLSRDIAGALSGRAIEIHVHSLSYAEFLQFMQQDDSDKAMAQFLKYGGLPYLKDLPKQDDIVFEYLRNIYSTIAVRDIVHRYALRNVQFLEQLTQFLASNIGNLFSAKKISDFLKSQRISASTTQVQNYAEYLENAFLIYKVKRYDIEGKRIFEIGEKYYFEDLGLRNALIGYRAQDRGKLLENAIFNHLQIAGYDVKIGGLNSQEIDFVAEKNGERIYVQATLTINEEKTLEREFGNLLKIQDNYPKYVVTMDEFDGNTFQGINCLSLRAFLLKLDSE, from the coding sequence ATGAAAAAAGACATCATTTGCCGCCAACGCTATTTAGAGCGCGTCCGCCCCTTTATTGGCAAAGCACTGATTAAAGTGTTTACAGGACAACGCCGCGTGGGAAAAAGCTATTTGCTCTTTCAAATTATGAAAGAAATTCAACTGGATAACCCACAAGCCAACATCATCTACATCAACAAAGAAGATTTGGCATTTTCCCACATCAAAACCGCGCCAGAATTAGCCGAATATGTTTTGGCAAACAAAAAAGCGGGGCAAATTAATTATATTTTTATTGATGAAATTCAAGAAATTAATGAATTTGAAATTGCCTTGCGCTCGCTGCTATTGGACGAAGAATTGGATTTGTACTGTACAGGCAGCAACGCGCATTTACTCTCACGCGACATCGCGGGTGCGTTGAGCGGTCGTGCGATAGAAATTCATGTGCATTCATTGTCTTACGCTGAATTTTTGCAATTTATGCAGCAAGACGACAGCGACAAAGCCATGGCGCAATTTTTAAAATATGGCGGCTTGCCCTATCTAAAAGACTTGCCAAAACAAGATGATATTGTATTTGAATATTTACGCAATATTTATTCAACCATTGCCGTGCGCGACATCGTCCACCGCTACGCCTTACGCAACGTGCAATTTTTGGAGCAATTAACGCAATTTTTAGCCAGCAATATTGGCAATTTATTTTCCGCCAAAAAAATCAGCGACTTCCTGAAATCACAACGCATTTCCGCCAGCACCACGCAAGTGCAAAACTACGCCGAATATTTGGAAAACGCCTTTCTGATTTACAAAGTAAAGCGATATGATATTGAAGGAAAACGAATTTTTGAAATTGGCGAAAAATATTATTTTGAAGATTTGGGTTTACGCAACGCGCTCATCGGCTACCGCGCCCAAGACCGCGGCAAATTATTGGAAAACGCCATTTTCAATCATCTGCAAATCGCAGGATACGATGTCAAAATTGGCGGATTAAATAGCCAAGAAATTGATTTTGTAGCAGAAAAAAATGGCGAACGCATTTATGTGCAAGCCACACTCACAATTAACGAAGAAAAAACGCTGGAACGTGAATTTGGTAATTTGTTGAAAATTCAAGACAATTATCCAAAATATGTGGTAACGATGGACGAATTTGACGGCAACACGTTTCAAGGCATTAACTGTTTGAGTTTGCGCGCTTTTTTGTTGAAATTGGATAGCGAATAA
- a CDS encoding MBL fold metallo-hydrolase: MALQIQIMPVTAFRQNCTLIWDDETQEAVLTDVGGDVDYVLSEIQKRSLKLQAVWLTHGHLDHAGGIPALLERINVPILGAHEDDQFLLDTLPETTASYGFPICPAFTPTRYLHEGDTLTVGNYTFQVLHIPGHTPGHVVFYCATVSLLIAGDVLFYESIGRTDFPRGNHDDLLRNIREKLYILPDDTQVIAGHGRMTTIGHEKMYNPFIRA, translated from the coding sequence ATGGCACTCCAAATACAAATCATGCCCGTAACCGCATTTCGCCAAAACTGCACCCTGATTTGGGACGATGAAACCCAAGAAGCCGTGCTAACCGATGTGGGTGGCGACGTAGATTATGTCCTCTCCGAAATTCAAAAACGCAGCCTGAAACTGCAAGCCGTGTGGCTCACGCATGGACATTTAGACCACGCAGGTGGCATTCCTGCGCTATTGGAACGCATCAACGTCCCCATATTGGGCGCACACGAAGACGACCAATTTTTGTTAGACACGCTGCCCGAAACCACCGCATCATACGGTTTCCCCATTTGTCCCGCATTCACGCCCACACGTTATTTGCACGAAGGCGACACGCTAACCGTTGGGAACTATACCTTCCAAGTATTGCACATACCAGGACATACACCAGGACACGTTGTATTTTATTGCGCCACCGTATCGTTGTTGATTGCGGGCGATGTTTTATTTTATGAAAGCATCGGGCGTACTGATTTTCCACGCGGCAATCATGATGATTTATTGCGCAATATCCGCGAAAAATTATACATTTTGCCCGATGATACCCAAGTCATCGCAGGACATGGGCGCATGACCACCATTGGACACGAGAAAATGTATAACCCATTTATACGCGCTTAA
- a CDS encoding prephenate dehydrogenase — translation MTLKQITLIGVGLIGGSFVLDLKRHKRVQTVVGIDLNRTNLDRALERRVIDVAYTQICAEAVQHADLVLIATPVATLPNICTTLAPLLSEHTIVSDVGSTKQSTLAAFRLHLPQQFAHCVAAHPIAGSDRSGALAAQFGLYQDKKLILCPNEQQNAGSLKTIETLWQAVGAHTHIMSAHEHDEIFAAVSHLPHLLAFAYVHQMLDHPKGTHYLDFAGSGFRDFTRIAASSPEMWKDIMLANKNSLLDLIAAQKQQLDYLADSLKNNDADALIHYFQAAQKVREEWGDKH, via the coding sequence ATGACCCTCAAACAAATCACTTTAATTGGTGTTGGTTTAATCGGTGGCTCGTTTGTGCTGGATTTAAAACGCCACAAACGCGTACAAACCGTTGTCGGCATAGATTTAAACCGCACCAATCTTGACCGTGCGCTGGAACGCCGCGTGATTGATGTTGCTTATACCCAAATCTGCGCTGAGGCTGTACAACATGCTGATTTGGTGTTGATTGCCACGCCCGTTGCCACATTGCCCAATATTTGCACCACGCTCGCCCCATTATTATCTGAACATACTATAGTCAGCGATGTTGGCAGCACCAAACAATCCACGCTCGCTGCTTTCAGGCTGCATTTGCCGCAACAATTTGCCCATTGTGTCGCCGCGCATCCCATTGCAGGTTCAGACCGCAGTGGTGCATTGGCTGCACAATTTGGTTTGTATCAAGACAAAAAATTGATTTTGTGTCCAAACGAACAACAAAATGCAGGCAGCCTGAAAACCATAGAAACCTTGTGGCAAGCGGTGGGTGCACACACGCACATTATGTCTGCCCACGAACACGATGAAATTTTCGCCGCCGTTTCCCATTTGCCGCATTTACTCGCATTTGCTTACGTCCACCAAATGCTTGACCACCCCAAAGGCACGCATTATTTGGATTTTGCAGGCAGCGGTTTTCGTGATTTCACACGCATCGCCGCCAGCAGCCCCGAAATGTGGAAAGACATTATGTTAGCCAATAAAAACAGTTTGTTGGATTTAATCGCTGCACAAAAACAGCAACTGGATTATTTAGCAGACAGCCTGAAAAACAACGATGCTGATGCATTGATACATTATTTTCAGGCTGCCCAAAAAGTACGCGAAGAATGGGGCGATAAACATTGA
- a CDS encoding ABC transporter permease, with amino-acid sequence MSQKTLYLIAFLLTAILFIASLSVGVASFSWAQLFSGSLNDSSQLMLISRLPRTFAIVLTGASMAVAGMIMQILLKNRFVEPSMVGASQSAALGLLLMALLAPSAALMLKMSVAAVAAMVGMLIFMALTRKLPPTAQLLVPLVGIIFGGVIESVATFIAYEYDMLQLLSVWQSGDFSGVLLGRYELLWLTGIMAILAYVIADQLTIVGLGDSVAANLGLNRNAILWIGLTIVALITSLVVVTVGNIPFIGLVVPNIVSRLLGDKLRASLPAVALLGASLVLLCDVIGRVIVFPFEIPVSTVFGVLGTALFLFLLFRQPARG; translated from the coding sequence ATGTCGCAAAAAACCTTATACCTTATCGCTTTTCTGCTTACCGCCATTTTGTTTATCGCCAGCTTGTCTGTGGGCGTGGCGAGTTTTTCGTGGGCGCAACTGTTTTCAGGCAGCCTGAACGACAGTTCGCAACTCATGCTGATTAGCCGCTTGCCGCGCACCTTTGCCATTGTGCTGACGGGCGCGTCTATGGCTGTGGCGGGCATGATTATGCAAATTCTGTTGAAAAACCGATTTGTGGAGCCGTCCATGGTGGGCGCGAGTCAAAGCGCGGCTTTGGGTTTGCTGCTCATGGCATTGCTTGCGCCCAGCGCGGCTTTGATGTTGAAAATGTCTGTGGCGGCTGTGGCGGCAATGGTTGGCATGCTGATTTTCATGGCTTTGACGCGCAAACTGCCGCCTACCGCGCAACTGCTCGTGCCTTTGGTCGGGATTATTTTCGGCGGCGTGATTGAGAGCGTGGCGACGTTTATCGCCTACGAATACGACATGTTGCAACTGTTAAGCGTTTGGCAGAGTGGCGATTTTTCGGGCGTATTGCTGGGGCGATACGAATTGTTGTGGCTGACGGGCATCATGGCGATTTTGGCGTATGTGATTGCCGACCAACTGACGATTGTCGGTTTGGGCGATTCTGTGGCGGCAAATTTGGGTTTGAACCGCAACGCGATTTTGTGGATTGGGCTGACGATTGTCGCGCTGATTACGTCTTTGGTGGTGGTAACGGTGGGCAATATTCCGTTTATTGGCTTGGTCGTGCCGAATATTGTGAGCCGTTTGTTGGGCGACAAATTGCGGGCGAGTTTGCCTGCGGTGGCGTTGTTGGGCGCGAGTTTGGTGTTGCTGTGCGATGTGATTGGGCGCGTGATTGTGTTTCCGTTTGAAATTCCCGTTTCTACCGTGTTTGGGGTGTTGGGGACGGCATTGTTTTTGTTTTTATTGTTCAGGCAGCCTGCGCGTGGGTAA
- a CDS encoding amino acid ABC transporter permease has translation MSFRYDIIWEYRQMFIDGALLTLKLTSIAVVFGSILGLIGALMRIVHFEKGGPIAKGLAWLMRTVSLIYVLLFRGTPLFVQIFIWHFVWSVALINPTDGLLISGELAAELRRNYGALIAGTLAITVNTGAYVTEIFRAGIQSIDKGQMEAARSLGLTHAQAMRFVILPQALRRMLPPMANEFITLLKDSSLLSAIAVAELAYVQKTISGRYSIYEEPLYTVALIYLVMTLCLSWIFSRLEKRYNVAHH, from the coding sequence ATGAGCTTTCGTTATGACATTATTTGGGAATACCGTCAGATGTTTATTGACGGTGCGCTGCTAACATTGAAATTAACCAGCATAGCGGTGGTTTTCGGTTCTATTTTGGGACTGATTGGTGCGTTGATGCGCATCGTGCATTTTGAAAAAGGAGGACCGATTGCCAAAGGTTTGGCATGGTTAATGAGGACAGTATCGCTGATTTATGTATTGCTGTTTCGTGGTACGCCCTTGTTTGTACAAATTTTTATTTGGCATTTTGTGTGGTCGGTTGCGCTGATTAATCCCACCGATGGTTTGTTGATTAGTGGCGAATTAGCAGCGGAATTGCGCCGTAATTATGGTGCGTTGATTGCGGGTACGCTGGCAATTACGGTGAACACAGGTGCGTATGTAACCGAAATTTTCCGTGCAGGTATCCAATCCATTGACAAGGGACAAATGGAAGCTGCGCGCTCTTTGGGCTTGACCCATGCACAGGCGATGCGTTTTGTGATTTTGCCACAAGCCTTACGCCGTATGTTGCCACCTATGGCAAATGAATTTATCACCTTGTTGAAAGACAGTTCATTGTTATCCGCGATTGCCGTAGCAGAATTGGCGTATGTACAAAAAACCATTTCGGGTCGCTATTCCATTTACGAAGAGCCTTTGTACACCGTTGCGCTGATTTACTTGGTGATGACTTTGTGTTTAAGCTGGATTTTCTCGCGCTTGGAAAAACGTTACAACGTGGCTCATCATTAA
- a CDS encoding nitroreductase, whose protein sequence is MLDFETTVRTRQSIRKFLPTPMTEQEIKQILADAQNAPSACNTQPWLVHIASGETLKRLHKIIGERFHAGQFTPDFEFDQMKYGGIYEPRWRNQYAHVFTTSFGVEREDKAGRATVIEQNITGYGAAHMAFLFMPAIDNHDVNIANDMGMYSQTFLLSLTARGFGGIPMLFLGLFADDIRKELGVSSDYKLLHGIAFGHPDWDAMQNKHHLGRVPVEDSVVLHW, encoded by the coding sequence ATGTTAGACTTTGAAACCACCGTTCGCACCCGTCAATCCATTCGCAAATTTTTGCCCACACCAATGACCGAGCAAGAAATCAAACAAATCCTTGCCGATGCCCAAAATGCCCCGTCTGCGTGCAATACTCAGCCGTGGCTGGTGCATATTGCGTCTGGCGAAACTTTGAAACGCCTGCACAAAATCATTGGCGAACGCTTTCACGCAGGGCAATTTACCCCAGATTTTGAGTTTGACCAAATGAAATACGGTGGCATTTATGAACCGCGTTGGCGTAATCAATATGCCCATGTTTTTACAACCAGTTTTGGTGTGGAACGCGAAGATAAAGCTGGGCGTGCGACCGTGATTGAACAAAATATCACAGGTTATGGAGCAGCACACATGGCGTTTTTGTTTATGCCTGCGATTGACAATCACGATGTCAATATTGCCAATGATATGGGTATGTATTCACAAACTTTTTTACTTTCTTTGACCGCTCGTGGCTTTGGTGGCATTCCTATGTTATTTTTGGGATTGTTTGCCGATGATATTCGTAAAGAACTGGGCGTTTCAAGCGATTACAAACTGTTGCACGGCATTGCCTTTGGACACCCTGATTGGGACGCCATGCAAAACAAACACCATTTGGGGCGTGTGCCAGTAGAAGACAGTGTGGTGTTGCATTGGTAA
- the ribF gene encoding bifunctional riboflavin kinase/FAD synthetase, with product MDIWIGQNAPIPTQEHAVTIGNFDGVHTGHRHILARLSQQATKRQLNSIALIFEPQPNEFFSQQTGKIVPYRLTPLRDKLRLLAETGSLKAAWILRFNPHFANITAEQFIQQILRDKLHTRYLLVGDDFRFGKARGGDFSLLSRQNDFVTECTPSILVAGARASSTAVRQALNEGDLAQAAHILGHAYTLSGHVKHGKKLGRTIDCPTANVHLPNHHYALSGVFVVDVVGDFGTRRGVASFGVNPTVSDTLEPKLEVHLFDFSGCLYGQRVQVSFLHKLRDEQKFADWDALKQQIWADMEAARAWNN from the coding sequence ATGGATATTTGGATTGGGCAAAATGCCCCCATACCCACACAGGAACATGCTGTAACCATTGGCAATTTTGATGGCGTGCACACAGGTCATCGCCATATTTTAGCTCGCCTGTCGCAACAAGCCACAAAACGCCAACTCAACAGCATCGCGCTGATTTTTGAGCCACAACCCAACGAATTTTTTAGCCAACAAACAGGCAAAATTGTGCCTTATCGTTTGACACCTTTGCGCGACAAATTACGTTTATTGGCGGAAACAGGCAGCCTGAAAGCCGCATGGATACTGCGTTTTAACCCACATTTTGCCAATATAACCGCCGAGCAATTTATCCAACAAATTTTGCGCGACAAATTACATACGCGCTATTTATTGGTTGGCGATGATTTTCGTTTTGGCAAAGCACGCGGTGGCGATTTTTCGCTGTTGTCTCGGCAAAACGATTTTGTAACCGAATGCACGCCCAGCATTTTGGTCGCAGGTGCGCGCGCCAGCAGTACCGCTGTGCGCCAAGCTTTGAATGAGGGAGATTTGGCACAAGCGGCGCATATTTTGGGACACGCGTACACATTAAGCGGACACGTTAAACATGGCAAAAAATTAGGGCGGACGATTGATTGTCCAACTGCCAATGTGCATTTACCCAATCATCATTATGCGTTGAGTGGCGTGTTTGTGGTGGATGTGGTGGGCGATTTTGGCACGCGGCGTGGCGTGGCATCGTTTGGCGTGAATCCCACCGTTTCTGATACGCTTGAACCGAAACTGGAAGTGCATTTATTTGATTTTTCAGGCTGCCTATATGGACAGCGTGTACAAGTGTCGTTTTTGCACAAATTGCGTGATGAACAAAAATTTGCCGATTGGGACGCTTTGAAACAGCAAATTTGGGCGGATATGGAGGCAGCAAGAGCTTGGAATAATTAA
- a CDS encoding ABC transporter ATP-binding protein produces the protein MIEIKNISHKIGEQIILNNVSLNIPQGGITALIGANGAGKSTLLSFMARLQPLVSGSIAYNGRDLASTPTAEVAKILSILTQENSIHSRISVRDLLMFGRYPHHQGRPSEHDKELVEKAIVQFQLEAFANRYLTELSGGQRQRALIAMVFCQSTEFVLLDEPLNNLDMYYARNLMQLLRHITHDHNRTTVVVLHDINQAAAYADHIVAMQKGEVKFQGTPEEVFTVENIKTLFDMDVDILDYKGKKLIVHHV, from the coding sequence ATGATAGAAATCAAAAACATCTCCCACAAAATTGGCGAACAAATCATTTTAAACAATGTCTCGCTGAACATTCCACAAGGTGGCATTACCGCCCTAATCGGCGCAAACGGCGCAGGGAAATCCACGCTGTTGTCGTTTATGGCGCGATTGCAGCCGCTGGTTTCAGGCAGCATTGCCTACAATGGGCGCGATTTAGCCAGTACACCCACCGCCGAAGTCGCCAAAATCCTGTCCATTTTGACGCAGGAAAACAGCATACACAGCCGCATTTCCGTGCGCGATTTGCTGATGTTCGGGCGTTACCCACATCATCAAGGTCGCCCCAGCGAACACGATAAAGAATTGGTGGAAAAAGCGATTGTGCAATTTCAGCTTGAAGCGTTTGCCAACCGTTATCTTACAGAATTGTCGGGTGGGCAACGCCAACGCGCCTTGATTGCGATGGTGTTTTGCCAATCCACCGAATTTGTGTTGTTAGATGAACCGCTTAACAATTTAGATATGTATTACGCACGTAATTTAATGCAACTTTTGCGCCACATCACTCATGACCATAATCGCACAACGGTGGTGGTGTTGCACGACATCAACCAAGCCGCCGCCTACGCCGACCACATTGTCGCCATGCAAAAAGGCGAAGTGAAATTTCAAGGCACACCCGAAGAAGTGTTTACCGTAGAAAATATCAAAACTTTGTTTGATATGGACGTGGACATTTTGGATTACAAGGGCAAAAAATTGATTGTGCATCATGTATAG
- a CDS encoding universal stress protein → MYKHIVVAVDGSNTSLNALQHAASLAVAGNAKLTLVTVANPSEYMTLAPEFLQHESYEAAAISGGNEVLAEAGLVAKNAGVSEVETHLLVASKGAKEMAQELVDYADNHGADLIVIGTHGRTGLMHLLMGSFAETVMRQSHLPLLVIRSTYSDEEDEDTAVAG, encoded by the coding sequence ATGTACAAACACATCGTAGTCGCCGTTGATGGTAGCAATACTTCTTTGAACGCATTGCAACATGCTGCTAGTTTGGCTGTGGCTGGTAATGCTAAATTAACTTTGGTTACTGTTGCCAATCCCAGCGAATACATGACATTGGCACCTGAATTTTTGCAACATGAAAGCTATGAAGCCGCAGCCATTTCGGGTGGTAATGAAGTGCTGGCAGAAGCAGGCTTGGTGGCAAAAAATGCAGGCGTAAGCGAAGTAGAAACACATCTGCTGGTCGCTTCCAAAGGTGCGAAAGAAATGGCGCAGGAATTGGTGGATTATGCGGATAATCATGGTGCAGATTTGATTGTGATTGGCACACATGGTCGCACTGGTTTGATGCATTTACTGATGGGTAGTTTTGCGGAAACCGTTATGCGCCAAAGTCATTTGCCATTATTGGTAATTCGCAGCACATACAGCGATGAGGAAGATGAAGATACTGCTGTTGCGGGTTAA
- a CDS encoding siderophore ABC transporter substrate-binding protein yields the protein MMKKSLIALLTVTALVACGQQQNQQSTNNAASAASGAQATTIKGDKKDDKPLKPHDIQGEKVNVKTTRGQFDVPKNPERIAVYDLGMMDTLTALGVNVGATVDKAPLAYLQPVVDKATHVGTLFEPNYEALHAFKPQLIITGSRANKAIHQLNEIAPTIEMTADTQNLRESAKERIDAFAQIFDKQAEADKLKAEIDQAFADAKAAAQGKGTGLVFVVSGGKLSAQSPTSRLGGWLHNDIGIAPVDTAMKEGSHGMPISFEYIKEKNPDWLFVLDRSAAIGEEGQAAKDVLNNPLVAETTAWKKGQVVYLDAGTYLAAGGAQQLQIAAKQITEAMKNAK from the coding sequence ATAATGAAAAAATCCCTGATTGCTTTATTGACCGTTACTGCGCTTGTCGCTTGTGGTCAGCAACAAAATCAACAAAGCACCAACAATGCTGCATCTGCCGCTTCTGGCGCACAAGCCACCACCATCAAAGGCGACAAAAAAGATGACAAACCCCTAAAACCACACGACATTCAAGGCGAAAAAGTCAATGTGAAAACCACACGCGGACAATTTGATGTACCGAAAAATCCCGAACGCATTGCCGTTTACGATTTGGGCATGATGGACACTTTGACCGCTTTGGGCGTGAACGTGGGCGCAACGGTGGACAAAGCCCCATTGGCGTATTTGCAACCTGTGGTGGATAAAGCCACCCACGTTGGCACCTTGTTTGAGCCAAATTACGAGGCTTTACATGCATTTAAGCCGCAGCTCATTATTACAGGCAGCCGCGCCAATAAAGCCATTCATCAGTTAAATGAAATCGCGCCGACCATTGAAATGACAGCTGACACCCAAAATTTACGCGAAAGCGCGAAAGAGCGCATTGATGCATTCGCCCAAATTTTTGATAAACAAGCCGAAGCCGATAAACTGAAAGCCGAAATTGACCAAGCATTTGCAGATGCCAAAGCCGCCGCACAGGGCAAAGGTACAGGTCTGGTATTTGTGGTAAGTGGCGGTAAATTATCCGCACAAAGCCCGACTTCACGTTTGGGCGGTTGGCTGCACAATGACATTGGCATTGCACCTGTGGATACGGCGATGAAAGAAGGCTCACACGGCATGCCGATTTCGTTTGAATACATCAAAGAGAAAAATCCCGATTGGCTGTTTGTGCTTGACCGCAGTGCGGCGATTGGCGAAGAAGGTCAAGCCGCCAAAGATGTGTTGAACAACCCATTGGTTGCCGAAACAACGGCTTGGAAAAAAGGACAAGTGGTGTATTTGGACGCTGGCACTTATTTGGCAGCAGGCGGTGCGCAACAGTTACAAATCGCTGCCAAACAAATTACCGAAGCCATGAAAAACGCCAAATAA
- a CDS encoding iron chelate uptake ABC transporter family permease subunit, which yields MTKDIKKIIILTVLLLISCAAFLVWNAQGNWDFVLPLRAKKLGALLLVAYSVGVSTLLFQTLTNNPILTPSVLGFDTLYIFLQTLLVVLLGSVGYTQLPLTGKFFLELAVMMGASVLLFQMLLRQGGRDLTRMILIGVIFGVLFRSVSSLLQRIIDPEEFAVAQANTFASFNTVNTNLLLVSGALVALSGTFLWRERHRLDVHLLGRDQVINLGIDYSKHTLLILLWISALVATATAAVGPVSFFGLLVCALANYVSGSLKHSVRLPMVFLLAAIMLVGGQAIFEHALGMKAVLSVVVEFAGGLVFLWLVLGKRKVL from the coding sequence ATGACAAAAGACATCAAAAAAATCATCATTTTAACTGTTTTACTGCTGATTTCCTGCGCCGCCTTTTTGGTGTGGAACGCGCAGGGCAACTGGGATTTTGTCCTGCCACTTCGCGCGAAAAAGCTGGGGGCATTGCTGCTGGTGGCGTATTCGGTGGGCGTGTCCACGCTGCTGTTTCAGACTTTGACCAACAATCCCATACTCACGCCGTCCGTGTTGGGCTTTGACACGCTGTACATTTTTTTGCAAACGCTGCTGGTGGTGCTGCTCGGCAGCGTGGGCTACACGCAACTGCCTTTGACGGGCAAATTTTTCTTGGAATTGGCGGTAATGATGGGGGCTTCCGTGCTGCTGTTTCAAATGCTGCTGCGGCAGGGCGGACGCGATTTGACGCGCATGATTTTGATTGGCGTGATTTTTGGCGTGCTGTTTCGCAGCGTGTCCAGCCTGTTGCAGCGCATCATTGACCCCGAAGAATTTGCCGTTGCCCAAGCCAACACATTCGCCAGTTTCAACACGGTAAACACCAATTTGCTACTGGTGAGTGGCGCATTGGTGGCGTTGAGCGGCACCTTTTTGTGGCGCGAACGGCACCGTTTGGACGTGCATTTGCTGGGGCGCGACCAAGTCATCAATTTGGGCATTGATTATTCCAAACACACTTTGCTGATTTTATTGTGGATTTCTGCGTTGGTAGCGACGGCAACTGCTGCCGTTGGACCTGTGAGTTTCTTTGGATTGCTGGTTTGCGCGTTGGCAAATTATGTTTCAGGCAGCCTGAAACATTCTGTGCGTTTGCCGATGGTGTTTTTGCTGGCGGCGATTATGCTGGTGGGCGGTCAAGCCATTTTTGAACACGCGCTGGGCATGAAAGCTGTGTTGAGCGTGGTGGTGGAATTTGCGGGCGGCTTGGTGTTTTTGTGGTTGGTGTTGGGGAAACGCAAGGTGTTGTGA
- a CDS encoding tRNA threonylcarbamoyladenosine dehydratase, which translates to MTQSDYTRRFGGIARLYGEHGLHALQHAHVCVVGVGGVGSWAVESLARSGVGELTLIDLDNIAVSNVNRQLHALTPDFGKPKVSALRERIAQINPDCVVHEIEDFVDENNLANIFRLPFDFVIDAIDQVRVKVAMVDYFIKHKQAFIISGGAGGQRNPALIETADLSQTTHDPLLSNLRYTLRKKHGFAREGKMRVPCVYSREQITPPQVAENCEITTPQGLSCAGYGASMLVTASFGLHCATAAIEHIIKRAAK; encoded by the coding sequence ATGACTCAATCCGATTACACACGCCGTTTTGGAGGCATTGCCCGATTGTATGGCGAACACGGTTTGCACGCGCTGCAACACGCACATGTTTGTGTTGTCGGTGTGGGCGGTGTTGGTTCGTGGGCAGTAGAAAGTTTAGCGCGAAGTGGTGTGGGAGAATTAACGCTGATTGATTTGGACAACATCGCCGTTTCCAATGTAAACAGACAGTTACACGCGCTCACGCCCGATTTTGGCAAACCCAAAGTAAGCGCCTTGCGTGAACGAATCGCACAAATCAATCCCGATTGCGTGGTACATGAAATAGAAGATTTTGTGGACGAAAATAATCTAGCCAATATTTTCAGGCTGCCTTTTGATTTCGTGATTGATGCGATTGACCAAGTGCGCGTAAAAGTCGCGATGGTGGATTATTTTATTAAACATAAACAAGCCTTTATCATTAGTGGTGGTGCAGGTGGACAACGCAATCCTGCGCTGATTGAAACCGCCGATTTATCGCAAACGACACACGACCCATTATTGTCTAATTTGCGCTACACCTTACGCAAAAAACACGGTTTTGCGCGTGAAGGCAAAATGCGAGTGCCATGCGTGTATTCGCGCGAGCAGATTACGCCGCCGCAAGTCGCAGAAAATTGCGAAATCACGACACCACAAGGTTTATCGTGTGCAGGTTATGGTGCGAGTATGTTGGTTACGGCGAGTTTTGGTTTGCATTGTGCCACCGCTGCGATTGAACATATTATTAAACGTGCGGCGAAATAG
- a CDS encoding MarR family winged helix-turn-helix transcriptional regulator, whose translation MYEQLKLSNQICFPLYALSKEITRQYTPFLDTLDLTYPQYLVMLVLWEFGEQSVGEIGDKLHLDSGTLTPLLKRLQSKNLVARTRSQTDERTVIITLTNDGRALEHKAVNIPNQVADCLTLTADEVAVLQKIASQLK comes from the coding sequence ATGTATGAACAATTAAAATTGAGCAACCAAATCTGCTTTCCATTATACGCACTTTCCAAAGAAATTACGCGCCAATACACGCCCTTTTTGGACACATTGGATTTGACTTATCCACAATACTTGGTCATGCTGGTGTTGTGGGAATTTGGCGAGCAAAGTGTGGGCGAGATTGGCGACAAATTGCACCTTGATAGCGGTACGCTTACCCCACTTTTAAAACGCTTACAAAGCAAAAATTTAGTGGCACGCACCCGCAGTCAAACGGACGAACGCACCGTCATCATTACCCTGACCAATGATGGCCGAGCGTTGGAACACAAGGCGGTAAACATTCCTAATCAAGTAGCGGATTGTTTGACTTTGACGGCTGATGAAGTGGCGGTATTACAAAAAATTGCCAGTCAGTTAAAATAA